Within Fusarium keratoplasticum isolate Fu6.1 chromosome 8, whole genome shotgun sequence, the genomic segment ACCCGGGCCAACCAGATCCTCTCCGAGGTGCTCACCCGCGATGGCTCGACTTCCTCGCACTCTGTTGTCGGTGTCGGCGGGGATACAGTTAGCGTCGCCGACGAGGCAATGTCGACCATCACACGACTGCCTCCTCACCTGGCAGGCAAGGTCTCGACCAAAGCGAACTCTGTTGTGAGCTCCGTTGCGACATCCAACCTGAAGCAGCACAACGAGCTGCCACCTCACCTCCGAGGCCCTGAGAGCATTTCAACTGCGAGTACTGTTCGGAAGGATCGAGAGGAAACGGCCAAAGAACGTCAGGTTCAATACAATGCCTGGGATTTTACCGGAAAGAAGCaccaagccatcaagaaccCGACAGTCATGTCCAGCAGCGGCGCATCTGCCTTGTCTTCGGCCGACAAGAGCGAGTGCAGCAACCCCAACCTCATCGGCGATTGGAGCGATGTGCCCAACGCTCTCGAGGCGGAGCCGGCCACTCGAGGAGGGAACAGCAAATGGCCCAAGTCCAGCGAGGTAAGATACCTACCTGTCCGAACAAGTATTGATCGTCTAGGTAACTGACTGATCAAATGCAGCTCCGAATTCCCCAGTctgagatcaagaagcagccagTGCTGGTCTCGACCAAGGCGAAGAACGTCGACCCCGAGGTCGCTCGCCAGCGCCGCATGCACTACGCTGAGTCGGATGATTCCGACTTTTAGTTGGGTTGTGATTTGGGGGAGGATATTCGCAGATACGGGTTTGGTTTGGGGTCTCGAGATTTGATACAGGGAAAAAGCGATGCCATTCATCGCAGGTCTACAGTGAGAAGCGAGGGACTCTAGGCTCGAGGGAATTCGACCAGAGCCAAGTAGCAATATGGAACAAAGGAATAGTTTTGCGATTTATACCCATGAAGCTGTCAGTGAAGATCTTCCAAGTCTACATGTGGGGCGGGGTACCGCACACGGCTGAGAAATGAACGAAATACCAGAACGTTTAAAAGGGCTACCTAACTCCttctaagtataataataaaattataaaaaataattaagaatatGTTATAATTAAGGTGACATTTTAGACCTCTTTTGCCTATCTTTAGGAGGGGATGAGCTAAAGGGTTTGTAGTGTTGGTGTCTCTATTTTTCCTCGGCCTGGGTGTTACATCAttgacagcatcaagagGAACCACAAATCAGTAGAAATTATTGGGAAGTGTGAAGGAAACACTCATGGCTTTTGATCATACGATTTTATTACGCTGAGGTTAACCGTTATTCCTGGTCATGGCTGAGCATGTTGAAACTATTGTCCACTTTCAGATGATCTTGACCTCATTGTGGGTGCCTCATTTTTCTTGGAGCCTCACAACCAACTCAACCATTTCAAACCCACCACTCATTCTCTGTCCATTACGCTGCGCATAAAATGACCTCTTCCCAGCGCATTTCGGAGCTCGTCTCATGGGCGACCTCTCACGGCGCCCATCTGAACCCCTCGGTCAAAGTCGACAACCTCCCCGAAACCGGCCTCTCATTCCGCGCAACTTCCAAGACGAACCCTCTCGACACAATCGTCAGCATCCCCTCCAGCCTCACGCTGTCCTATCTCAACGCTCTCCCAGGAAGTGATGACCCTCGACCTTTTCCTGCTGGCTTCCTGGCGCAGACGCCTCCGCACGTCATCGGTCGTTTGGTCCTCGTCAAGCACTACCTCCTCGGGGGTGAGTCGTTCTGGAGTCCTTACATCCATGCTCTCCCACAGCCGGAGGATCGGGATTCTTGGTCGCTGCCGCCTTTTTGGCCTGATGACGATGCAGAGTTGTTTGAGGGGACCAACATtgaggttggtgttgctcGCATCAAGGCTGACGTGAAGCGTGACTTCAAGGCTGCTCTGGATGCTCTCACGGCTGAAGACTGGGAGCCAGAGTTGAGAAAAGGATTTACTTTGGGTCTTTATCAGTGGGCGTACAGCATCTTTTCCAGCAGGAGTTTCCGTCCGAGTCTCGTTCTTGGACCAGAAGATCAGAAGCGTCTCCCCGAGGGTGTCAAGATTGACGACTTTTCCGTCCTGATGCCACTGTTCGACGTGGGAAATCACGACATGAGAACCGAAGTGCGATGGGAGCTcgacgaagagaagaagcacTGCAGCctcaaggttgccaaggcGTACGAAGCCGGAGAGCAAGTGTTCAACAACTACAGCATGAAAACCAACGCAGAGCTGCTCCTCGGCTACGGCTTCATGCTCCCCGAGTCGGAAGAGTTACATAATGACTATGTTCATGTGCGGAAGAGacaggctgctgaggctgcggcTACTGAGGAGTACTACATCTCTCTACGACCGATTCGACATCCTAGTTCCCTCCTCGCGCGGTCGAAGCAGGCTATCCAGTTGAGCGAGTCTACTACAGTGATCGGAGCGTTTCAGCACGTTCAACACGACATGGTTTGGGACATCTTTTGCACG encodes:
- a CDS encoding Stc1 domain-containing protein, which codes for MPNRNKGGYKPRTQGATPTRFRCKVGGEWKPLADFSNNQQKNIKWQLENREDVDPAHCGMICKEHSAGTKLEYRCEVCDLIKPREHFSKAALRRDEIICERCTAWTETQEPSVTPSPLETGHVSVEEENEGAWARDFANADFFGDTDALPRAPVTGLGGLGLTELESTAEGTRANQILSEVLTRDGSTSSHSVVGVGGDTVSVADEAMSTITRLPPHLAGKVSTKANSVVSSVATSNLKQHNELPPHLRGPESISTASTVRKDREETAKERQVQYNAWDFTGKKHQAIKNPTVMSSSGASALSSADKSECSNPNLIGDWSDVPNALEAEPATRGGNSKWPKSSELRIPQSEIKKQPVLVSTKAKNVDPEVARQRRMHYAESDDSDF